A region from the Rhodamnia argentea isolate NSW1041297 chromosome 7, ASM2092103v1, whole genome shotgun sequence genome encodes:
- the LOC115731972 gene encoding LOW QUALITY PROTEIN: equilibrative nucleotide transporter 3-like (The sequence of the model RefSeq protein was modified relative to this genomic sequence to represent the inferred CDS: deleted 1 base in 1 codon), whose translation MGTVDEDRSPTNKGKYAAMVVCWLLGNGCLFSWNSMLTIEDYYVYLFPKYHPSRVLTLVYQPFALGTLAVLAYNEAKINTRQRNLFGYLLFFISTLLVLVLDLATSGKGGIGTFIGICAISGAFGVADAHVQGGMVGDLSFMRPEFIQSFLCGLAASGALTSALRLITKAAFEKSKEGLRKGAIMFFAISSFFELLCVLLYAFIFPRLPIVKYYRSKAASEGSKTVSADLAAGGVQALPCQEAEEDPKQLERFSNKELLIQNFDYAVDMFLIYALTLSIFPGFLSEDTGSHRLGAWYALVLIAMYNVWDLIGRYIPLVKFLKMESRKGLMTAILSRFLLVPAFYFTAKYGDQGWMIMLTSFLGLSNGYLTVCVLTSAPKGYKGPEQNALGNLLVLFLLGGIFAGVTLDWLWLIGKGW comes from the exons ATGGGTACTGTCGATGAAGATAGATCTCCAACAAACAAG GGGAAGTATGCAGCGATGGTTGTGTGTTGGCTTCTTGGGAACGGCTGCCTGTTCTCATGGAATAGCATGCTAACAATAGAAGATTATTATGTCTACTTGTTCCCG AAATACCACCCCTCAAGAGTTCTAACTCTTGTCTACCAACCTTTCGCACTTGGAACACTTGCGGTGTTAGCATACAATGAGGCAAAGATCAACACTAGACAGCGGAATCTATTTGgatatcttcttttcttcattagtACTCTTCTGGTTCTAGTT TTGGATTTAGCTACATCTGGGAAAGGAGGGATTGGAACTTTTATTGGAATATGCGCCATCAGCGGTGCTTTTGGAGTTGCAGATGCTCATGTGCAAGGTGGAATGGTCGGAGATCTTTCTTTCATGCGACCTGAATTTATTCAG tcTTTCCTTTGTGGTTTGGCTGCATCTGGTGCCTTAACTTCAGCATTGAGGTTAATTACAAAAGCTGCGTTTGAGAAG TCCAAGGAAGGTCTACGCAAGGGAGCTA TTATGTTCTTTGCAATATCTTCATTTTTTGAGCTTCTCTGTGTTCTGCTTTATGCATTCATCTTTCCAAGACTACCAATTGTCAAATACTACCGCTCAAAGGCAGCTTCCGAGGGATCTAAAACAGTGTCAGCGGACCTTGCTGCTGGTGGTGTTCAAGCATTACCTTGCCAAGAA GCTGAGGAGGATCCAAAGCAGCTTGAGCGTTTCAGCAACAAAGAGTTGCTAATCCAAAACTTTGATTATGCTGTCGATATGTTTTTGATCTATGCGTTGACGTTGTCTATTTTCCCGGGATTCTTATCTGAGGATACTGGATCCCACCGTCTGGGTGCATG GTATGCACTTGTATTGATAGCAATGTACAACGTGTGGGATCTCATAGGGAGATACATTCCACTCGTGAAATTTCTTAAGATGGAGTCAAGAAAAGGGCTGATGACGGCAATCCTCTCCCGTTTCCTTTTAGTTCCTGCGTTTTACTTCACAGCCAAATACGGGGACCAAGGCTGGATGATAATGCTCACATCATTCTTGGGGTTATCAAACGGTTACCTCACTGTTTGTGTCCTTACTTCAGCACCAAAAGGTTATAAG GGTCCGGAGCAAAATGCTTTGGGAAACCTGCTCGTGTTGTTTCTTTTAGGGGGCATATTTGCAGGAGTGACACTCGATTGGTTGTGGCTCATAGGCAAAGGCTGGTAA
- the LOC115732832 gene encoding uncharacterized GPI-anchored protein At4g28100-like — MPRPTIAFALWLILCTLPCAFRRSLAGLLAETVPAFPSQGDTQICKLDLSAELFGGVGHACGRNLDRSRCCPVLAAWLFAAHARSALQITASAPAEDDTPIMPDDSQKCVDSLQLALESKNVRLPRPNASCDAVLCFCGIRLHQISSLSCPAAFNVSAGLHNATPTAAVRNLEKSCRNSSYAGCTKCLGSLQKLKGGYKNGTDQESSERARKMFDRDCQLMGLTWLLARNKTAYIPTVSAVLRALMYSARPPHESTCSPDQENMPLAVDSLQLGKAQSASPPSLPSFPLLPLFMLAAFLV, encoded by the exons atgcctcGACCCACGATCGCTTTCGCATTGTGGCTCATTCTCTGCACGTTGCCGTGCGCGTTCCGACGCTCTCTGGCCGGTCTTCTGGCCGAGACGGTCCCGGCCTTCCCGTCCCAGGGCGACACCCAAATCTGCAAGCTCGACCTCTCCGCCGAGCTCTTCGGCGGCGTCGGCCACGCCTGCGGCCGCAACCTCGACCGGAGCCGCTGCTGCCCAGTCCTCGCCGCTTGGCTCTTCGCGGCCCACGCCAGGTCGGCCCTCCAGATCACCGCCTCGGCCCCGGCGGAGGACGACACGCCGATAATGCCGGACGACTCGCAAAAGTGCGTGGACTCGCTGCAGTTGGCGCTGGAGAGCAAGAATGTGCGGCTCCCGCGGCCGAACGCGAGCTGCGACGCGGTGCTGTGCTTCTGCGGGATACGGCTCCACCAGATCAGCTCGCTCAGCTGCCCCGCCGCCTTCAACGTCTCGGCGGGGCTCCACAACGCCACCCCGACGGCCGCGGTGAGGAACCTGGAGAAGAGCTGCCGCAACTCGTCCTACGCCGGTTGCACCAAATGCCTCGGTTCCCTCCAGAAG CTGAAGGGAGGATACAAGAACGGGACGGACCAAGAGTCGAGCGAGCGGGCGAGGAAGATGTTCGACCGGGACTGCCAGCTCATGGGGCTGACGTGGCTCCTCGCCCGCAACAAGACGGCGTACATCCCCACCGTCTCGGCGGTGCTCCGGGCCCTCATGTACAGCGCCCGCCCTCCCCACGAGTCCACGTGTAGCCCCGACCAAGAGAACATGCCTCTGGCCGTCGATTCCCTCCAGCTGGGGAAAGCCCAGTCCGCATCTCCGCCGTCCCTTCCTTCTTTCCCACTTCTGCCCCTGTTCATGCTCGCCGCTTTCCTTGTTTAG
- the LOC115728621 gene encoding LOW QUALITY PROTEIN: coumaroyl-CoA:anthocyanidin 3-O-glucoside-6''-O-coumaroyltransferase 1-like (The sequence of the model RefSeq protein was modified relative to this genomic sequence to represent the inferred CDS: inserted 1 base in 1 codon) — MTHIEMLHHYDVSPPANSVPATAVPLTFFDVPWLLCCPVQRLFFYDFPQSPPSFAHTTLPLLIRSLSLCLRRFFPFAAKLILPLGPPRKPSILYSDGDSLSLTVAESSADFAKLVSDEARDATLVHPLVPQLPPPRASDGARVWPLMAIQVTLFPSKGISIGVXFLHVAADGRSFNHFMKSWAFIHRSEGDPTCADLDDSSPFHDRKVIKDPNGLEPIFWKDWWSCVGPSPSPSPSQSEALLAVADKVRATFVLRKHHINGLKAQVLSQLKNDDVGSESEPIHLSTFVVACAFVWVCVIKSKDKEHECYDQMSSESGNDELCNFCFLADCRERLEYSIPSTYFGNCLGIHILSEKRSTLLGKSGISHAARAIGGRVQEAKTSGGLRGASRWIRDYNAANNGDLVTVAGSPRLKVYDTDFGWGRPTKSHVVHIDTSRAISLAESRNGDGGVEVGLALTRVCMEKFVPLLEKGLKKFMLS; from the exons ATGACGCATATCGAGATGCTCCACCATTACGATGTCTCGCCGCCCGCCAACTCAGTCCCGGCAACCGCTGTCCCTCTCACCTTCTTCGACGTCCCGTGGCTTCTCTGCTGCCCTGTGCAACGCCTCTTCTTCTACGACTTCCCTCAATCCCCTCCCTCCTTCGCTCACACCACCCTCCCGCTCCTCAtccgctctctctccctctgtcttcGCCGCTTCTTccccttcgccgccaaactcaTCCTCCCTCTGGGGCCGCCTCGGAAGCCCTCGATCCTCTACTCCGACGGCGACTCCCTCTCCTTGACCGTCGCCGAGTCATCCGCCGACTTTGCCAAGCTCGTCAGTGATGAGGCTCGCGACGCCACGCTGGTGCATCCTCTGGTGCCTCAGCTCCCGCCACCACGTGCGTCCGACGGCGCACGCGTGTGGCCCCTCATGGCGATTCAG GTGACCCTGTTCCCAAGCAAGGGCATTAGCATCGGGG CGTTCCTACACGTGGCGGCAGATGGGAGGTCCTTCAATCACTTCATGAAATCGTGGGCATTCATTCATAGGTCCGAAGGAGACCCCACTTGCGCTGACCTGGACGATTCGAGCCCTTTCCACGACCGAAAAGTGATCAAAGATCCGAATGGGCTCGAGCCCATATTTTGGAAAGACTGGTGGAGTTGTGTGGGCCctagcccgagcccgagcccgagccagAGTGAAGCTCTTCTCGCTGTGGCGGACAAGGTGAGAGCAACGTTTGTCCTGAGAAAACATCACATCAACGGGCTAAAAGCGCAGGTCTTGAGTCAACTCAAGAACGACGACGTTGGGTCGGAGTCGGAGCCAATCCACTTGTCGACATTCGTGGTGGCGTGCGCATTCGTATGGGTATGCGTCATCAAATCGAAAGACAAAGAACATGAGTGCTACGACCAAATGTCATCAGAGAGCGGCAACGACGAGCTTTGCAATTTCTGCTTTCTCGCGGATTGTAGAGAGCGACTTGAGTATTCGATACCCTCAACATACTTTGGGAACTGTCTGGGCATACATATTCTGTCGGAGAAGAGGAGTACCCTCTTGGGCAAAAGTGGAATTTCACATGCCGCGAGGGCTATAGGAGGCAGAGTCCAGGAAGCGAAGACAAGTGGAGGATTGAGAGGGGCGTCGAGATGGATCAGGGATTATAATGCAGCCAACAATGGCGACTTAGTGACGGTGGCCGGATCGCCGAGACTGAAGGTCTACGACACGGACTTCGGGTGGGGGAGGCCAACGAAGAGCCATGTGGTGCACATTGACACGTCGAGGGCGATCTCTCTTGCAGAGAGTAGGAATGGGGATGGTGGTGTGGAGGTCGGGTTGGCATTAACTAGGGTTTGCATGGAGAAGTTTGTCCCTTTGCTTGAAAagggattaaaaaaatttatgttatCGTAG